Below is a window of Humulus lupulus chromosome 2, drHumLupu1.1, whole genome shotgun sequence DNA.
AGTTTTGTATAATATGATTAATCTGATTATACATCTtggattatatatatacatataatcctGGTAGGTAAAACTCATGCCATGTCTCCTACTTGACACTTTAATCACATTTAGCCTTCTGCTATAAACTAACACCTAAGGCTACACTTAACGATTTTAGTGTCCGACAAACTACATCTAATATTGATGATGTAAGGCGTCATTAGTATTGGTCTTAGAGCATTATAATAGGGTTTTACTCAATTCTTTAAAATACCTTatcaaaacacatttttttttattttacctctaagttttacattataccatacatcaacttctctatatatttctctatatcatttaaatattatatttttaaatatattttattacttaaagtaaaataaaataattgaaaaagaaaaaaataataaatatatattaaatggaGAGAGAAaacttatataaaaaaatattaaaatgttatataaatgatatgtaaatgtagatatggattaattggagtttgcgcatagctattataaatatatgtataaaggagctgatgaaagatgtttttatgagttctagctaaatattatagaaaaagtgtattacaaaatatatcaccaaaacatacatttttataatttacctcaaacttttacattatactatatatctacttctctattttttctctacatcatttatatattatatttttaaaaatattttattcattttaagaaataaaataattaaatataataatatcacactcatatatatacaaaagtttataaaaaaaataataaaatatttataacttgatgaatagtgtttcactacataaagagaaatactattcatttaggtaaaaaaatataactttacatcactCATTGGAAGACTAATTAaccattttttctctatattataaagaataacacATTTTAACTCATCTATTGGGAGTGCTCTTTGTTAGCCAAACGTTgtcaaaagttttttttttttttttggtaatgaATAATAATATGCACAATTTATGATATTGcatttataattaaataagatAATTACGGTTAAAGAAATAGAAGTATCTGATAAAAACATATCTGATTAACTATTTGCTAtaattatttataacaaataaccCTAATTTTGACAATTTTAAATCATCTTGATCATCCTAAGTTCAAACGTACAACTAATTATGTATGGCATACCTATTTGTTTTTGTGTTTTACACTTTTTACATCGCATTCGTCATTCGCACACACTTATGCAATCATAAGCATATGCTTCTAAATTCTAATTTGAACAAACCtaacaaaaaacaaaatttaCTACTATCTATCACTTTCAATGTGGTTGTAGTATTGGAGACTTTTTTTTAAGTTAACAACTATACACCGTTGGTTTTTCATATCGATTTTCTAGGAACGTGCATACCATGCCAAGTGCCAACTCTAAATTTTCTTAAGAAATATGTATAGGTTGCAGTGGCGTAAGTTGATTCACTATCCTTCCTTCTCTTCTTGCTTCTCTTTCCAGTTTATCCTCACGTGCGCAGTGCTCTTTAACTCgatgcttaattttttttttctttctttccgaAAGTAAATTAACCATTGCCTCCCAAAATTCAAAGCCAGCGATGATAGGTGTGCGACTGGTAGTGAAAGTTGGCCCGCACAACCAAACAGAATAAAAAGGGACCCAACTGAGTACTGACTCCCACTTTCGTTAATTACAGACTAAACTTTAGCTGTGATTCACTTCACTTTTACTTCCTCATGTAAGACAAACATACCTTAATTTGCTCcaagaataaataaaaaacatgagGCAAAATTATGAGCGAGTATGGCGTGCTCCCCAAGCCGACGACGGTGACGAAGAAAAAGCCTCCAAATTTCTTCTGTGACTGACACGTGTCCGGCTGATAACAATACAAGGCCCACACGCAGTGACTGCCACGTCATCGCATCAGGTTAAGTTAGTTCGCTCGGAACTGAAAGTTTCAATATTCAATTTCAAACCCAACAAAAGGCAACAAGTGCCACCGTCATGTCCAAACAGCTATGAAATATACCGCGAATCTTCTCCTCTTTCTTATCTCCCATATATAAATACTCCACTTTAAACCTCGCCGAACGAACCAAAAAACCCTAACCAAGTTGCAACAATGACAACTACTAGATTATTGCGCGTCTCCAGTAACCCACAATTGAATTTTCTTGGCTCTGGTTCTTCTGCGTCTTCGTCTGGGGTCAGGTGCTCGGCGGTGAATGGAGATTATGAGTATCAGAAGAAGAAAGTTAAGAATAATGGGGATGAGATGAAGAAGAATTTGCAAATGGGGACTACTGCGACTACTAATACTCATCATCTTCTTCAAGTGAAGCCATCCATGGCCGCCGCTGCTTCGGGGAGCTTGATTTTCATTACGTCTGAGCCCAAGGAGAGGATCGATGGAGCAATTTTCGATTTGGTTTCATCTCTTTCGAGCAAAGTGAACAATGCTGTATTGGTTCTGCTCAGAGAACACTTCAAACGAAGATCTCTAAAGCAAAATATTCAGATGTTCATCGAAAGGGTAATAATGACCTCTGTTTTTTTCcctttttaaataatttaactaaattgtaaaatttaatattattagaAGTTTgatattaatttttcattaaaatacagGGCATACTCAACTGTCGATTCTTTGCATTATTTGCTGTCGTGGGATCCTTGCTTGGATCAGTATTGTGTTTTGTTGAGGTATCAATCTGTCTAAATTTACTTCATTTTGTTAGTTttacttatgttttttttttcttcaaatatatatattaatattcttATATActgaaatttaattaataaattataaatttggaTACACAGGGATGCTTCCTTGTTCTACAGTCATATTTCCAGTATTTTCATAACTTGTCACACAAGGCTGACCAAGGACATGTGATGCACTTACTAATTGAAGCCATAGGTAATAAATATGTAAGAGATATATACCATCAGATAATTTGATAGTAATTTTGTTAAGTTTGCTTATCCTATGCAACTTTTGTATGCAGATATGTTCATGGTAGGAATGGCCATGCTTATGTTCGGATTTGGGCTATATACTATGTTTGTTGGCTCCAAGTCTGTGAAGGAAAAAGGGCCATGTCTTGCTGGCTCAAACTTGTTTGGTCTATTCTATATGAAGGTACTTTacaattaattcacatatataGCTCTTATAGTCTCTAAAAATTTGTCTGTGAATTTACTAAATTTCCACTAAAAAAACTTTTTCAAGTAGCTCATTATAGAAGTTATTGTTTGTATTATTTgactttaattaattaaaatatgttaaaTATATCATTTTGCAGAGTCTTCCGACATGGGTTGAAATGCAATCGGTTTCACAGGCAAAATCAAAGCTTGGACATGCTGTGATGATGATACTCCAAGTGGGAGTGTTGGAGAAGTTTAAGAGTGTTCCTTTGGTTACTGGACTCGATCTTGCTTGTTTTGCTGCAACTGTTCTCATTTCCTCCGCTTGTATTTTTCTTCTCTCCAAACTCTCTGTTACCAAAGTCCAAGATTAGATACAAATAtacgtgtgtatatatatatatatatatatatatacagattaTTGGTCTAAGCCTACGTACATAATCTGACCACCAATATACACAACTATACACGGTTAGAAACAAATTTATTGAAAGAAAGTTTTTTTTAGTAATGTGTAACTTAGTTGATTATTCTTTATATCAATTGGCATACGTCCAGGAGTAATGAAGCAAATGTCAAGATGTCATAATGTAATTCAATTAATGTGTAGATTTGTATTGTATATACATAATACATTTAGAGAGTATTTCTCTTAATCTCTTTTTTACATTATGTTCATTTTTTCTATTCAAATTAACTGTTTCTTGTATGTTTGAGAGTGTCTTAACAAGTACCGAAATGCAAAGCAAGACTAGAAAAATTTAGAATCTTGTTAAACTAAATCATTGGTCTTTTGTTTGGATaactatttataaaaaaaaagttgaaaaacattttcaaaatgtttagatatcaataaaaaaaaagggaaattacCCAATATACTATTTTTTACcaattattttctatttttacatctttttctttttcttttcatttttataaacTATTTTTTGCAAATATACGATTTCCTTTTTAATCAATTCTCTAATGTACGGTTTCTCCatagaaaacaaaaaaattgagtaAAAGATTAATAGCAGGTCGACCCCGTTATCTTCATGTGATATATTTgcatcatctttttcttttttaattgatTAGAAATTCTACCAAGTGGCTAGCAATGATTGAGTTATGGCAGGATGTGCACAAGAAGATATGTGGTGCAAAGTGAGGGATTTAACACTAGTTTGCttgaatttttttcttattttgacaCCATTTATCTTCAAATCTTGCATTTAAGTACTTGCAAAATACACAAAATTGAGTACAAATTAATATTTCATggaaaactaaataaaattaattaaaaatttataagaatAGTTAAAACATTCTCACTTTGGGTCCATCAAAACATGTACAACAAATAAAGAAACTCTTAATCAAAATTTTTAACACATTAAACAACTAAGAAGCAACCTATTCAGCAACTTTTATAACCCTTTAAGCAAATAAAGAAACTCTTAAGCAACATCTTCAAATCATTATAAGTAACACAAGCAAACAATAAGAAACATGTACAATATATAGAACAACCTTTGAAACAACCAATTAAGATAACAATAGATGTAAGCAACCTAACGATCTAAAACAACCCATTTAAATTCAAGCGAATCAATCAACAACATATACAATAAATAGAGAAATACTTAAGCAAGTTTTTCAGCAACATTTATAAACAATGCAACAGCTAGGAAACAACATATTCATCAACATGTACAATATTCAGAGCAACCCATAAGCAACATGTACAAAATTCAGAGCAATGTTTGAAACACCCAACAAAAAAACAGAGCAACAAAAGTAATAGTAGAGCAAATTAACCTACCAATTGAAATTAGCAAAGTATAAATCAGATTTACCTCCTTTAGATCACTCCTCCTTAAATCCCAAGAACTTGGCAATTGCTTGTTTTACACTTTCTTCCAATTGCTtgttttatgaatattattgCAGCAACCTAACAATTTAAAGCAACTCATTtagattcaaccaaatcaataaaaaaaatatacaacaaaTACATAAACTCTTAAGCTAGCTTTTCATCAACCTTTATAACCCCTTCAGCAACTAGCAAACAACATATTCAGCAACATGTATAATTAGtgttcaaaaatatcattttattagtcttaaagtttaaaattaattaagttttaattaatattttcatggatttattgtcatatattttatatttgaaaatattaattttaatttaatttgtgtttaattttcaggaaataaaatgtattttgacacaaagaaaaagaaagaagaaataaagaattaaaattgaagaaatcatgaa
It encodes the following:
- the LOC133818296 gene encoding uncharacterized protein LOC133818296; translation: MTTTRLLRVSSNPQLNFLGSGSSASSSGVRCSAVNGDYEYQKKKVKNNGDEMKKNLQMGTTATTNTHHLLQVKPSMAAAASGSLIFITSEPKERIDGAIFDLVSSLSSKVNNAVLVLLREHFKRRSLKQNIQMFIERGILNCRFFALFAVVGSLLGSVLCFVEGCFLVLQSYFQYFHNLSHKADQGHVMHLLIEAIDMFMVGMAMLMFGFGLYTMFVGSKSVKEKGPCLAGSNLFGLFYMKSLPTWVEMQSVSQAKSKLGHAVMMILQVGVLEKFKSVPLVTGLDLACFAATVLISSACIFLLSKLSVTKVQD